The genomic window CCAATTCCACCGGATAAACCTCCCGAGATATCGTTTTCCCGGTCCGATCCCAAACCATCAGCTTCACACTGGTGGTCCCCAGATCGATTGTCAAAAAATACCTATCCAAGCTGTTCCTCCCTGTTCAGTATCCACAATTCTGTCGCACTGGTCGAGACGGCCCGAGCCCCGGCTTGGATAATAGTCCTGACTTCCTGTGGTGATCGGATAAAACCTCCGCAGATCAAAGGGGGTATACGATCGATTACAAAAAGATCTTTGATGCCCGGGAAAATAATTCCCGGGAGAATTTCCAGGGCATCCGGTTGTAGACGGGAAACGATCTTCATCCCACTGGCCAGTGATTCACTGTCCAACAGGAATAAGCGAAGTATGGTCATAAACCCGACCTTTCTGGCCAGCTCGAGCACTCTCGTCCGGGTGGAAATCACCCCCAGCAATGAGGGATAAATATTTCGCAGAAAGCGGATACCACTTTGATCCGCCGATAATCCGGTCAGTAAATCGAGGTGAAGAAATACCGAAGCCGAGTTAATCGGCAACGCTTTAAGAGTCATGTCCAGGGCATTGATGTCCTGCTCCAGAAGAAAAAAGACCT from Atribacteraceae bacterium includes these protein-coding regions:
- a CDS encoding glycerol-3-phosphate responsive antiterminator, yielding MSSLLNVLGGKPVIGAIRPGTLPGLSPDLLSLPQVFFLLEQDINALDMTLKALPINSASVFLHLDLLTGLSADQSGIRFLRNIYPSLLGVISTRTRVLELARKVGFMTILRLFLLDSESLASGMKIVSRLQPDALEILPGIIFPGIKDLFVIDRIPPLICGGFIRSPQEVRTIIQAGARAVSTSATELWILNREEQLG